From Candidatus Sulfotelmatobacter sp., the proteins below share one genomic window:
- a CDS encoding lipid A deacylase LpxR family protein produces MSRAAARLGAAAWLLCGCVAPAFARPPDAAGEEPAKAAFEARLQLDNDDFDFWIPPDERPDFGYTHGTRLDVDLPGAPRWLRKLPPRWLMGDGPRGEAPSFALRLRQEIYAPWELPPDRPYAGWLEIAVGLARRSPESRRELLLHVGVTGPPSLAGKTQDYFHHQFERGPEPDWSQQLPAEPGIGLEWNAATQVLALGGSPGWLWRLGPSAGARLGTFAIDARAGLETSGGWNPPAAWGGAVRPGNAFSLYVLAAPHVDFIARDEFLDGTLFRGSESVDSRPVVPESEVGVGVGWFGIRAEARVMRRGKEFERQPGPHTYGSLRLGYGQPAAPDPRP; encoded by the coding sequence GTGAGCCGTGCCGCGGCGCGTCTCGGCGCCGCCGCATGGCTGCTGTGCGGGTGCGTCGCGCCCGCGTTTGCGCGACCGCCGGATGCCGCGGGAGAGGAGCCGGCGAAGGCGGCGTTCGAAGCGCGGCTCCAGCTCGACAACGACGACTTCGACTTCTGGATCCCGCCCGATGAGCGTCCGGATTTCGGCTACACCCACGGCACCCGCCTCGACGTCGATCTGCCGGGCGCCCCGCGCTGGCTCCGGAAACTTCCGCCACGCTGGCTGATGGGCGACGGGCCGCGCGGAGAAGCCCCGTCGTTCGCGCTGCGGCTGCGGCAGGAAATCTACGCACCGTGGGAGCTGCCGCCCGATCGGCCCTACGCCGGCTGGCTCGAGATCGCGGTCGGGCTCGCGCGACGAAGTCCCGAGTCGCGCCGCGAGCTGCTGCTCCACGTCGGCGTCACCGGACCGCCGTCGCTGGCAGGAAAGACGCAGGACTACTTCCATCACCAGTTCGAGCGCGGCCCCGAGCCCGACTGGTCGCAGCAGCTGCCGGCCGAGCCCGGCATCGGCCTCGAATGGAACGCCGCGACCCAAGTGCTCGCGCTCGGCGGAAGCCCCGGCTGGCTTTGGCGGCTCGGCCCGAGCGCTGGGGCGCGTCTCGGCACCTTCGCCATCGACGCCCGGGCCGGGCTCGAGACCTCGGGCGGCTGGAATCCACCGGCGGCATGGGGCGGGGCGGTTCGGCCAGGGAACGCTTTCTCGCTCTACGTGCTGGCGGCGCCGCACGTGGATTTCATCGCGCGCGACGAGTTCCTGGACGGCACGTTGTTCCGAGGCAGCGAGAGCGTCGATTCGAGGCCGGTGGTCCCGGAGTCCGAGGTGGGCGTCGGCGTGGGATGGTTCGGGATCCGGGCCGAGGCCCGCGTGATGCGCCGGGGGAAGGAATTCGAGCGCCAGCCCGGGCCACATACGTACGGCTCGCTGCGGCTCGGCTACGGTCAGCCGGCCGCGCCCGATCCACGGCCATAG
- a CDS encoding glycoside hydrolase family 57 protein, giving the protein MNAPESRVELLFLWHHHQPDYRSPREGRSLLPWVRLHATKDYLDMALRLERHPRLKATFNFVPSLIDQLEDARRGGRDALFELLARPAGERTPADLAELAERCSVTPPGFGERWPRYGDLRRRLQRARRAGALSRGWTARDQAALEAWFLLAWLDPMFHGEPEAARALAADPPGAAERDGLLALHRRLLADVLPAYRRLAERGQLELSTSPYAHPILPLLIDTSSASRSRPDVHLPALGLKAPDDARRQLQRALARHEEVFGAPPRGIWPPEGSVSPEAAALVAEAGLAWMATDEAILWQSLPAEARKRESLYQPWKFPAGGGEVAIFFRDHELSDRIGFVYHHWDPGDAASDFIGRVKRIGREHPGETPPIVSVILDGENCWEHYPGDGGPFLDALYQGLEAAGEIATVTPSEVLARPRSWPRLENLYTGSWIDADFHVWIGHPEKNRAWELLARTREDLVASGSSVESQPAAWSELDSAEGSDWFWWLGVDHFTPDRALFDHIFREHLQAVYEARGQRAPAWLRVPIVPAAAARARAQLDPLGFVEPIVDGRATSYYEWRAAGRLSFDSGGAMHRAVSRVKDLYFGADARQLHLRVDFAGGAPPGPGVDLEIEIRAKGTRRLRVQGLVAGERPVLGAADDRPAIEPSPGARAVLAQVLEIAIPLEQAGIEPGDEAELRVSLLQSGEVLERLPGDPAVRFVVPGIEDESGLWNA; this is encoded by the coding sequence GTGAACGCACCCGAATCGCGCGTCGAGCTGCTGTTCCTCTGGCACCATCACCAGCCCGACTACCGCAGTCCTCGTGAAGGCCGATCGCTGCTTCCCTGGGTGCGACTGCACGCCACCAAGGATTATCTCGACATGGCGCTCCGGCTGGAGCGCCATCCGCGGCTCAAGGCGACCTTCAACTTCGTGCCTTCGCTGATCGATCAGCTCGAGGACGCCCGCCGCGGCGGGCGCGACGCCCTGTTCGAGCTGCTCGCCCGGCCCGCTGGCGAGCGCACGCCCGCCGATCTCGCCGAGCTCGCGGAACGCTGTTCAGTGACGCCGCCCGGGTTCGGCGAGCGCTGGCCCCGCTACGGCGATCTCCGCCGGCGGCTGCAGCGCGCGCGCCGCGCGGGCGCGCTCTCGCGCGGCTGGACGGCCCGCGATCAGGCTGCGCTCGAGGCCTGGTTCCTGCTCGCGTGGCTCGACCCGATGTTTCATGGCGAGCCCGAGGCGGCGCGGGCGCTGGCCGCGGACCCGCCCGGCGCGGCCGAGCGGGACGGGCTGCTCGCGCTCCATCGCCGGCTGCTCGCCGATGTGCTGCCGGCCTACCGCCGGCTCGCCGAGCGCGGCCAGCTCGAGCTTTCGACCTCGCCGTACGCGCATCCGATCCTGCCGTTGTTGATCGACACCTCGTCGGCCAGTCGGTCGCGGCCCGACGTCCACCTGCCGGCGCTCGGACTGAAGGCCCCCGACGACGCGCGCCGGCAGCTGCAGCGCGCGCTGGCGCGGCACGAGGAAGTCTTCGGGGCACCGCCGCGCGGGATCTGGCCGCCGGAGGGCAGCGTGAGTCCCGAAGCGGCCGCGCTGGTCGCGGAAGCCGGTCTCGCCTGGATGGCGACCGACGAGGCGATTCTCTGGCAATCCCTGCCCGCCGAAGCGCGGAAGCGCGAGAGCCTCTACCAGCCCTGGAAGTTTCCGGCCGGTGGCGGCGAAGTCGCGATCTTCTTCCGCGATCACGAGCTCTCGGATCGCATCGGCTTCGTCTATCACCACTGGGATCCGGGCGATGCCGCCAGCGACTTCATCGGGCGCGTGAAGCGAATCGGCCGCGAGCATCCGGGGGAGACGCCCCCGATCGTGAGCGTGATCCTGGATGGCGAGAATTGCTGGGAGCACTACCCGGGCGACGGCGGCCCGTTCCTGGACGCCCTCTACCAGGGGCTCGAGGCCGCGGGCGAGATCGCCACGGTGACGCCGTCCGAGGTTCTCGCGCGGCCGCGCAGCTGGCCGCGGCTCGAGAATCTCTACACCGGCTCCTGGATCGACGCCGATTTCCACGTCTGGATCGGACATCCTGAGAAGAATCGGGCCTGGGAGCTGCTCGCGCGCACGCGCGAGGATCTCGTCGCGTCGGGGTCGAGCGTGGAATCCCAGCCGGCGGCCTGGAGCGAGCTCGATTCCGCCGAAGGTTCGGACTGGTTCTGGTGGCTGGGTGTCGATCACTTCACGCCCGATCGCGCGCTGTTCGATCATATCTTCCGCGAGCACCTTCAAGCAGTTTATGAAGCGCGTGGTCAGCGGGCTCCGGCCTGGCTCCGGGTGCCGATCGTGCCGGCGGCCGCCGCCAGGGCCAGGGCGCAGCTCGACCCGCTGGGATTCGTCGAGCCGATCGTGGACGGCCGCGCCACCAGCTACTACGAATGGCGGGCCGCCGGGCGGCTGAGCTTCGACTCGGGCGGCGCCATGCATCGGGCCGTGAGCCGCGTGAAGGACCTGTACTTTGGCGCCGACGCCCGGCAGCTCCACCTGAGGGTGGATTTCGCTGGCGGCGCGCCACCCGGGCCGGGCGTGGACCTCGAAATCGAGATCCGGGCAAAGGGGACACGCCGGCTGAGGGTCCAGGGGCTGGTGGCCGGCGAGCGGCCGGTGCTGGGTGCCGCCGACGACCGTCCGGCGATCGAGCCGTCACCCGGAGCGCGCGCCGTGCTGGCTCAGGTGCTCGAGATCGCGATCCCGCTCGAGCAGGCGGGCATCGAGCCGGGTGACGAGGCGGAGTTGAGAGTCAGCCTGCTCCAGTCGGGCGAGGTTCTGGAGCGCCTGCCGGGAGACCCGGCGGTCCGCTTCGTGGTGCCTGGGATCGAGGATGAGAGCGGCCTCTGGAACGCATGA
- a CDS encoding tetratricopeptide repeat protein — MALESRQKARLEDPGADLLDQLTDYWNRYGQTSLIVLGALAVIGVGAFFMLRARRTAEDQAAGKLAEATLAYFQSDLGRAGQLAKQVAEQYPNTASGNDAHRLVGDASFWNSDFKTAIAEYRRYLSRQSPGLLADAATRSLAYALENDHQYVEAAKSYDSLVGKFDRESSAEFLAAAARCLRLAGDKDGARKHLERIAGEFGDTSYAREARIEAAELAAHP, encoded by the coding sequence TTGGCATTAGAGTCCAGACAGAAGGCTCGACTTGAAGATCCGGGCGCCGACCTTCTGGACCAGCTTACCGACTACTGGAACCGCTACGGTCAGACCTCGCTGATCGTGCTGGGCGCGCTCGCCGTGATCGGAGTGGGAGCGTTCTTCATGCTGCGCGCGCGACGCACCGCCGAGGACCAGGCCGCGGGCAAGCTCGCCGAGGCGACGCTCGCGTATTTCCAGAGCGATCTGGGCCGCGCGGGCCAGCTCGCGAAGCAGGTGGCGGAGCAGTACCCCAACACGGCGAGCGGGAACGACGCGCACCGGCTGGTGGGCGACGCGTCGTTCTGGAACTCGGATTTCAAGACCGCGATCGCCGAGTATCGGCGCTATCTGTCGCGGCAGTCGCCCGGCCTGCTGGCCGATGCCGCGACCCGGAGCCTCGCCTACGCGCTGGAGAACGACCACCAGTACGTCGAGGCCGCCAAGAGCTACGACTCGCTGGTCGGCAAGTTCGACCGCGAGTCCTCGGCCGAATTCCTGGCGGCAGCGGCCCGCTGCCTGCGTCTCGCCGGGGACAAGGACGGGGCGCGGAAACATCTCGAGCGGATCGCCGGCGAGTTCGGCGATACGTCCTACGCGCGAGAGGCGCGCATCGAGGCCGCGGAGCTCGCCGCGCACCCCTGA
- a CDS encoding SNF2-related protein — MELTAIRYQVGQRLRHPQFGEGLVVEVHTDRGREVLEVVFDGKLRRLSTQREWEVLDASRPGAAALDGARTETLPAATGSEPITRVWHPQTQALLDRWRAGEIAPLSHYQLRTDAERWSDWAGTERLVSLDSLRGVERFAHQIRACLKAMRDLNGRAILADEVGLGKTIEAGIVIKEYLLRGAVRTVLVLVPASLCEQWRAELWEKFELEFVVSRGPAGLWGRHPLVISSLETARHERHRRRVRGANYDLVVVDEAHRLRNHLTLGWKFVNDLNPRFLLLLTATPVQNDLRELYNLVTLVRPGTVGTFSQFRRDFLTGHDKRTPRNAPRLRALLESVMVRTRRADTNLVFAPRGVETLWVAQTPPERALYREVSDFVAEAVKGDTGQPGRPHYFTLMVLQKEMGSSWAAARATLERLSQNPDGLDSRRLKQLAARADVASQTPSKVKSLLRCIASLRGEKAIVFTQFRATQDTLVEALRATGIEPAVFHGELGWREKEEALEYFRQAAPVLVSTEAGGEGRNLQYCRIVINYDLPWNPMRVEQRIGRVHRLGQQHPVRVINLAARGTIEAYVLEILDRKIRMFELVVGEMEEILGAWQPHGSFEDEVFRRWIEGRTPASRKRRFAELAQNLMVARKLYQTQKDQQSWLYPTLEKDES, encoded by the coding sequence GTGGAACTGACGGCGATTCGCTACCAGGTCGGACAGCGGCTGCGCCATCCGCAGTTCGGCGAGGGCCTGGTGGTGGAGGTGCACACCGACCGCGGGCGCGAGGTCCTCGAAGTGGTGTTCGACGGCAAGCTGCGCCGTCTCTCGACGCAGCGCGAGTGGGAGGTGCTCGACGCCTCGCGACCGGGCGCCGCCGCGCTCGACGGCGCCCGCACCGAGACGCTGCCGGCCGCGACCGGCAGCGAGCCGATCACGCGCGTGTGGCATCCGCAGACCCAGGCGCTGCTCGATCGCTGGCGAGCGGGCGAGATCGCGCCGCTCTCCCACTATCAGCTGCGCACCGATGCCGAGCGTTGGTCCGACTGGGCCGGGACCGAGCGGCTGGTGTCGCTCGACTCGCTGCGCGGCGTGGAGCGTTTCGCCCATCAGATTCGCGCCTGCCTGAAGGCCATGCGGGACCTGAACGGCCGTGCGATCCTGGCCGACGAGGTCGGACTCGGCAAGACCATCGAGGCCGGGATCGTGATCAAGGAGTACCTGCTGCGCGGCGCCGTGCGCACCGTGCTGGTCCTGGTCCCGGCTTCACTGTGCGAACAGTGGCGGGCCGAGCTGTGGGAGAAGTTCGAACTCGAGTTCGTGGTGTCGCGCGGTCCGGCCGGCCTGTGGGGCCGCCATCCGCTGGTGATCTCGTCGCTCGAGACCGCTCGCCACGAGCGGCACCGGCGGCGCGTGCGCGGCGCCAACTACGATCTGGTGGTGGTGGACGAAGCCCACCGGCTGCGCAATCACCTCACGCTCGGCTGGAAGTTCGTGAACGACCTGAACCCGCGCTTCCTGCTGCTGCTCACCGCCACGCCGGTGCAGAACGATCTACGCGAGCTCTACAACCTGGTGACGCTGGTGCGTCCCGGCACGGTCGGCACATTCTCGCAGTTCCGGCGGGACTTCCTGACCGGCCACGACAAGCGCACGCCGCGCAACGCGCCGCGACTGCGAGCGCTGCTCGAGTCAGTGATGGTGAGGACGCGGCGCGCCGACACCAACCTGGTGTTCGCGCCGCGGGGCGTCGAGACGCTGTGGGTGGCGCAGACGCCGCCGGAACGGGCGCTCTATCGCGAGGTGAGCGATTTCGTCGCCGAGGCCGTCAAGGGCGACACCGGTCAGCCCGGACGTCCGCACTACTTCACGCTGATGGTGCTGCAGAAGGAGATGGGTTCCTCGTGGGCGGCGGCGCGCGCCACGCTCGAGCGTCTGAGCCAGAATCCCGACGGGCTCGATTCGCGGCGCCTGAAGCAGCTGGCGGCGCGGGCCGACGTCGCCAGCCAGACCCCGAGCAAGGTGAAGTCGCTGCTGCGCTGCATCGCCTCGCTCCGCGGCGAGAAGGCGATCGTCTTCACCCAGTTCCGCGCCACCCAGGACACGCTGGTCGAGGCGCTGCGAGCGACCGGCATCGAGCCGGCCGTGTTCCACGGCGAGCTGGGCTGGCGCGAGAAGGAAGAGGCGCTCGAGTACTTCCGCCAGGCCGCGCCGGTGCTGGTGAGCACCGAGGCGGGCGGGGAGGGGCGCAATCTCCAGTACTGCCGGATCGTGATCAACTACGACCTGCCATGGAATCCGATGCGGGTCGAGCAGCGCATCGGGCGCGTGCACCGGCTCGGCCAGCAGCATCCGGTGCGCGTGATCAACCTCGCCGCGCGCGGCACCATCGAGGCCTATGTGCTCGAGATCCTCGACCGCAAGATCCGCATGTTCGAGCTGGTGGTGGGCGAGATGGAGGAGATCCTCGGCGCCTGGCAGCCGCACGGCTCGTTCGAGGACGAGGTCTTCCGCCGCTGGATCGAAGGCCGCACGCCGGCCTCGCGCAAGCGGCGTTTCGCCGAGCTGGCGCAGAACCTGATGGTGGCCCGCAAGCTGTACCAGACCCAGAAGGACCAGCAGAGCTGGCTCTACCCGACGCTCGAGAAGGACGAGTCGTGA
- a CDS encoding MBL fold metallo-hydrolase, producing the protein MSPSLRISFEGAARTVTGSRHRIRWGDKSWLFDCGLYQGHRDEAERVNRSFRFEPAELDAVVVSHAHLDHTGNLPTLVSRGFRGPIYATPATVDLARVMLADSAYLMERDVEHVNRHVHGRPPRRPLYTVEDMTRTLELFRDPGYHQRWTLFPGASVEAFDAGHILGSALTVFEFDDAGRRFRLGMSGDLGRPHRPILRDPEVHPGVDALVLESTYGDRLHPDAAVTERELTEVIRRTAERGGRVMMPAFAVGRTQEVVVTIHGLMTRGAIPSLPIYVDSPMAQKATEVFRHHPECFDEPTRRVFSETRGEPFGFERLRYIGTPDESRALNDARGPMIIVSASGMCEGGRILHHLQHGLGNPSNTVLFVGFQGEGTLGRRLREGAETVNILGEGVRVRAEIAGLDGFSAHADQSELVGWVARLDPKPQRIFLVHGEPEPAETLAALLRNKIGCSVSVPHLNEEFALWN; encoded by the coding sequence ATGAGTCCCTCGCTCCGCATCTCCTTCGAAGGCGCCGCCCGGACCGTCACCGGGTCGCGCCATCGGATCCGGTGGGGCGACAAGTCGTGGCTGTTCGATTGCGGGTTGTACCAGGGGCATCGGGATGAGGCGGAACGCGTGAATCGCAGCTTTCGGTTCGAGCCGGCGGAATTGGACGCGGTGGTGGTCTCGCACGCCCATCTCGACCACACCGGCAATCTGCCGACGCTGGTGTCGCGCGGATTCCGCGGCCCGATCTACGCCACGCCGGCCACCGTCGATCTCGCGCGGGTGATGCTTGCCGACAGCGCCTATCTCATGGAGCGAGACGTCGAGCACGTCAATCGGCACGTACACGGCCGGCCTCCGCGCCGGCCGCTCTACACCGTCGAGGACATGACGCGCACGCTGGAGTTGTTCCGCGATCCCGGCTACCACCAGCGCTGGACGCTGTTTCCCGGCGCGAGCGTCGAGGCGTTCGACGCCGGCCACATCCTGGGCTCGGCGCTCACCGTCTTCGAGTTCGACGACGCCGGCCGACGGTTCCGTCTCGGCATGAGCGGAGATCTCGGTCGCCCGCACCGGCCCATCCTGCGGGATCCCGAAGTGCATCCGGGAGTGGACGCGCTGGTGCTCGAGAGCACTTACGGCGACCGCCTCCATCCCGACGCGGCTGTCACCGAGCGCGAACTGACCGAGGTGATCCGCCGCACCGCCGAGCGGGGCGGACGGGTCATGATGCCGGCGTTCGCCGTCGGCCGCACCCAGGAAGTCGTGGTGACGATCCACGGGCTGATGACGCGCGGCGCGATTCCCAGTCTGCCGATCTACGTCGACAGTCCGATGGCGCAGAAGGCGACCGAGGTGTTTCGCCATCATCCCGAATGCTTCGACGAACCGACGCGCCGTGTCTTCAGCGAAACCCGCGGCGAACCGTTCGGCTTCGAGCGGCTTCGCTACATCGGCACGCCCGACGAGTCTCGCGCACTCAACGACGCGCGCGGACCCATGATCATCGTGTCGGCTTCGGGCATGTGCGAGGGCGGACGCATCCTCCACCACCTGCAGCACGGACTCGGCAATCCCAGCAACACGGTGTTGTTCGTCGGCTTCCAGGGCGAGGGCACCCTGGGCCGGCGGCTGCGTGAAGGCGCCGAGACCGTGAACATCCTGGGCGAGGGGGTTCGCGTCCGCGCCGAGATCGCCGGCCTCGACGGCTTCAGTGCGCACGCCGACCAGAGCGAGCTGGTCGGCTGGGTGGCGCGCCTCGATCCGAAACCGCAACGCATCTTCCTGGTCCATGGCGAGCCCGAGCCGGCGGAGACTCTTGCGGCCCTGCTACGCAACAAGATCGGCTGCTCGGTTTCGGTGCCGCACCTCAACGAGGAGTTCGCGCTGTGGAACTGA
- a CDS encoding tyrosine recombinase codes for MTAVRRATRERPLAERLAGSPLLPAIEGWLEVLRKGRRLSENTLDAYRRDALDYAVFAAAHGVGEWRSLTRTVLDAYLASLFRARRARNTLMRRRSALGRFHTFLVREGILPADFLLELPPARSERRLPAALAPDEIESLLARDGEASPLELRTRAMLELAYASGLRVSELLTLQCAGIHLGEQVVTVVGKGNKQRQVPFGREAARWLRAYLERGRPLLAPRARHDTLFVNARGGPMSRMGFWKLLRARARAAGISTRVHPHALRHSFATHLLQGGADLRVVQELMGHANVTTTSIYTHLDRAYLREVHREFHPRGKRAAAGSGAAGARRNE; via the coding sequence GTGACGGCGGTCCGGCGCGCGACACGCGAGCGGCCGCTGGCCGAGCGGCTGGCGGGAAGTCCGTTGCTGCCGGCGATCGAGGGCTGGCTCGAAGTTCTGCGCAAGGGCCGGCGACTGAGCGAGAACACCCTGGATGCTTACCGGCGCGACGCCCTCGACTACGCGGTGTTCGCCGCCGCGCACGGTGTCGGCGAATGGCGCTCGCTCACCCGCACCGTGCTCGATGCCTACCTGGCCTCGCTCTTCAGGGCCCGTCGCGCGCGCAACACGCTGATGCGACGGCGCTCCGCGCTCGGTCGCTTCCACACGTTCCTGGTGCGGGAGGGAATCCTGCCCGCCGATTTCCTGCTCGAGCTCCCACCGGCGCGCAGCGAGCGGCGGCTGCCGGCGGCGCTCGCCCCCGACGAGATCGAGTCGCTGCTGGCGCGCGACGGCGAAGCCTCGCCGCTCGAGCTGCGCACCCGGGCGATGCTCGAGCTGGCGTACGCCTCGGGGCTGCGGGTCAGCGAACTGCTGACGCTGCAATGCGCGGGGATTCATCTCGGCGAGCAGGTGGTGACCGTGGTGGGGAAGGGCAACAAGCAGCGCCAGGTGCCGTTCGGGCGTGAGGCGGCGCGCTGGCTGCGGGCCTACCTGGAGCGTGGCCGGCCGCTGCTCGCGCCTCGGGCCCGTCACGACACGTTGTTCGTGAACGCGCGCGGCGGGCCGATGTCGCGGATGGGGTTCTGGAAACTGCTGCGCGCTCGGGCGCGGGCCGCCGGGATCTCCACTCGCGTCCATCCGCACGCGCTGCGCCACTCGTTCGCCACGCACCTGCTGCAGGGCGGGGCGGATCTGCGCGTGGTGCAGGAGCTGATGGGACACGCGAACGTCACCACCACGTCGATCTACACCCATCTCGACCGGGCGTATCTGCGGGAAGTGCACCGGGAATTCCATCCGCGCGGGAAGCGGGCGGCGGCCGGGTCAGGGGCCGCCGGGGCAAGGAGAAACGAATGA
- the uvrC gene encoding excinuclease ABC subunit UvrC, with amino-acid sequence MNLPALPGVYLFKDARGRVLYVGKARSLAQRVRNYLGADLEPRLAEMVERAQDLDTILTASEPEALLLEATLIRQHRPYYNVLLKDDKSFPYVRISVQEEFPRLSVTRQVKSDGARYLGPYTDVKRLRRTLREIRRVFPVRTCRNFEDYRRANRPCLYYHIGRCAGPCTTRSGVGAAEYRRIVDGLLMFLTGRDQDATRQLRADMEAASASRDYERAARHRDQLRLLEGARKPQSVVSPHGRDADVLGVARHGRDAAVAVLLLRGGRVVGKESHLLTRGGDRPASEVLESFVAQHYLTGALVPARVVVAERPVSADALAEALSSHSGHRVEIAAPTRGREHRLVEIAGRNAAHLLEQRAARADGRRARFSPEIVELQRRLDLPSPPHRMICFDISNFGAEGAVAAVVASEDGRPRKGLYRRMRIRRSGPDDFAMIGEAVTRYWTRVESGELPRPDLVVVDGGTGQVSAARGALELAATRPVALIGLAKREETIVRERGGDLRLPRRSPALRALQRLRDEAHRFGLTYHRALRGRSRIASELDRVSGVGPARRAALLRAFGSVQALRAASPDEIAERAGVPRALAERVAAALGAGGLDPGRRSA; translated from the coding sequence GTGAATTTGCCCGCTTTGCCCGGGGTTTACTTGTTCAAGGACGCCCGGGGCCGGGTGCTCTACGTGGGCAAGGCCCGGAGTCTGGCTCAGCGCGTCCGGAACTACCTCGGGGCCGATCTCGAGCCACGGCTCGCCGAGATGGTCGAGCGGGCTCAGGACCTCGACACCATCCTCACCGCCTCCGAGCCCGAAGCGCTGCTGCTCGAGGCCACCCTGATCCGCCAGCACCGGCCCTACTACAACGTCCTGCTCAAGGACGACAAGAGCTTCCCCTACGTTCGCATCAGCGTGCAGGAGGAATTCCCGCGCCTGTCGGTGACGCGTCAGGTGAAGAGCGACGGTGCTCGCTACCTCGGACCCTATACCGACGTAAAGCGCCTGCGGCGCACGCTGCGGGAGATCCGGCGGGTATTCCCGGTGCGCACGTGTCGCAACTTCGAAGACTACCGGCGCGCCAATCGACCCTGCCTGTACTACCACATCGGACGCTGCGCGGGTCCCTGCACCACGCGCTCGGGGGTCGGCGCCGCCGAGTATCGAAGGATCGTCGACGGGTTGCTGATGTTCCTGACCGGTCGCGACCAGGACGCGACCCGCCAGCTCCGCGCCGACATGGAGGCGGCGTCCGCCAGCCGCGACTACGAGCGAGCCGCCCGCCACCGCGACCAGCTCAGGCTGCTGGAAGGCGCGCGCAAACCCCAGAGCGTGGTGTCGCCGCACGGGCGCGATGCCGACGTACTCGGGGTCGCCCGCCATGGCCGCGACGCGGCGGTGGCGGTGCTGCTGCTGCGCGGCGGTCGCGTGGTGGGGAAGGAGTCGCACCTGCTCACGCGCGGCGGCGACCGGCCCGCGAGCGAGGTGCTCGAAAGCTTCGTCGCCCAGCATTACCTGACCGGCGCGCTGGTGCCGGCCCGCGTGGTGGTCGCCGAGCGCCCGGTCTCGGCCGACGCGCTCGCCGAGGCGCTGTCGTCGCACTCGGGCCATCGCGTCGAGATCGCGGCACCGACGCGCGGTCGCGAGCACCGGCTGGTCGAGATCGCCGGACGCAACGCGGCGCACCTGCTCGAGCAGCGCGCGGCGCGAGCCGACGGCCGGCGCGCGCGCTTCTCGCCGGAGATCGTCGAGCTTCAGCGCAGGCTCGACCTGCCGAGCCCGCCGCATCGGATGATCTGCTTCGACATCTCGAACTTCGGCGCCGAGGGCGCGGTAGCGGCGGTGGTGGCCAGCGAGGACGGCCGCCCGCGCAAGGGCCTCTACCGGCGCATGCGCATCCGGCGGAGCGGCCCCGACGATTTCGCGATGATCGGGGAGGCGGTGACGCGCTATTGGACGCGGGTCGAATCGGGCGAGCTGCCGCGCCCCGATCTGGTGGTGGTCGACGGCGGCACCGGCCAGGTCAGCGCGGCGCGCGGCGCGCTCGAGCTGGCGGCCACGCGACCGGTGGCGCTGATCGGGCTGGCGAAGCGGGAAGAGACCATCGTGCGCGAGCGCGGCGGCGACCTTCGGCTGCCGCGCCGAAGCCCGGCGCTGCGCGCACTGCAGCGGCTGCGCGACGAGGCTCACCGGTTCGGGCTCACCTATCATCGCGCGCTGCGCGGCCGCTCGCGGATCGCGAGCGAGCTGGATCGCGTCTCGGGCGTCGGGCCCGCGCGCCGCGCGGCGCTGCTGCGCGCATTCGGCTCGGTGCAGGCGCTGCGCGCCGCCTCGCCGGACGAGATCGCCGAGCGCGCCGGCGTGCCTCGAGCGCTGGCGGAGCGCGTCGCCGCCGCGCTGGGGGCGGGCGGGCTCGATCCCGGCCGGAGGTCGGCGTGA
- the rpsT gene encoding 30S ribosomal protein S20: MPHHKSAAKRVVTNEKSRRRNIAARSELRGTLKAVREAKTRAEAQAAYRKATALLDRTASRGIIKKETASRHKARLAKFAAKLA, from the coding sequence ATGCCGCATCACAAGTCGGCGGCCAAGCGCGTCGTCACCAATGAGAAGTCGCGCCGCCGCAACATCGCCGCCCGCTCCGAGCTGCGCGGAACGCTCAAGGCGGTCCGCGAGGCCAAGACCCGCGCCGAGGCCCAGGCCGCCTATCGAAAGGCCACGGCGCTGCTCGATCGCACCGCCTCGCGGGGTATCATCAAGAAGGAGACCGCCAGCCGCCACAAGGCGCGTCTGGCGAAGTTCGCAGCCAAGCTCGCCTGA